ACCTGCCTCAACCCAGGCACGCCTCCCGGAAACACCAACCAAACTCCCGCATCCTGTCTCTCATCCGGCCGGAATTTATCATGATATGCCTTCTTCCCGGCCAGCGGTAGCCGTCGAAATGTATAATGATGCACATGTCGAATGACTTTTTCTATCCCGGAAGGGATACCCATCATCTCACCCAGTGACTGGAGCGGTTCGTATCCGAAACTTAGCGAGAATATGTTCATTTGGTTGAGCAATATCATTGAAGTGTACGTTAGGAGTTCGCTGACGCCCTTAGGTGACCAGGGTGCCGCGACGCAGGGGTCGAGGTGGTACGCGCGGGAATCGCATATGCGACGGAGGGCTGCGAAGCCCAATGCTGCACCGTTGGCACCACGCGCGTAGATGAAGATCATGAGGTCGGGGAGGCAGAAGGGGTCGTATATTGTTATGAAGGCTTGGGATTTGCCGCGGGCGGTTTCGCTGCGCATGTGGCGCCAGGAGTCGTATACTTCCATTAACTCGCGTTGGAGTATTGGGTCGGTTCGAACGGAGGGTATGTATATGCCTAGTGAGATTCCTCCTTTTTGGGGGTCTAGGAGGTGCTTGTTTTGCGTTATGATCCTCTTTCCATGTCGTTCCAGGAGAATTTCGTTATCCATTGGATTCAAGACCCGTTCAACACCGAACTGCATCGCCGTCCACCCGCGCTGCCGAGCGTATTTCATGAATACCTCGCTCGCACCCATGATGACTATCCCCCAGCGCCGTCGCTTCCTGTATACCTTGAATTCATGCAGGATATCTCCCAAAATTGCCGGATCGCATAACGGGTCCCCAGTGACTATAGCAACCTGGTTCTGGAGCTTATACGACAACACGCCCGTCCGGGAACCATTGACGAAGAATTTATAGCTCGGGTCTAGCAATCCCATGTGTGAAACATGGCCGTATTGTGCAGCGAGTCGGGTTATTAGTTTTCGTATATCGTCGTCTTGGAATGCGTCTGGTGCGGCGATATCCACGCTGGTGCTTATTTGTGGTCGCTGGGTTCGCTCACGGGATAGATCAGAATGGTTTGGATAATCGGAATTGTATTCATGATGGGATGGTAAAGATCGACTGGATGGAGGATTGCTGATCGAGTTCACAAGCGTCGTTGGTCTGCTTCCTCCATCGCTCCGGCTGCGGCgggcttgttcttcttgcgaCGACTCAGCGTTCGCGCTCTGATAGGGTTCGTGTTTGGGAAGCGATAAAGGAGCAGAGGAATAGGGACGATAGTGTTGTCGTTCAGACGAAAGATGAAACGATGAATGATTGATATGATCAATACACCACTGACGGTTCAGCAATTCAGCCACGGAGTCAAACAACAACTGCTGCTTctcgtttttctttttcgcgGATGGCTTGTTCGCATTTTGTCGCCTTGACCGCTGCTTCGTCTTACCTCCATCCCGCGATAACAACGATGGCGACCCTGATTGAGTCGACATAATGAGGTCTTTATTCTAGATGCGATCTTCCGATCGCGTCGCCCACTCACTGGCGGCCGGCAAATTTTCAATAAGCTTGTTTGCAGGTAAGACGTTGAATCCTGGGCCCTGTTTTCTGGATGCTTTTGCCGCAATTGAAACCGGGATGCCGTCACTGGAGCTGGAATCTTGCTCCGAGGGGTTTGCTTGGGGCAATCACATTTCGCAGTGGATGTAGATCAGTCTGCACATCATCTTCCTAGAAGAGTATTAGCCCAGCGGacgggagaggaagaggggatGGAAAGGAAAAAACCTACCTTTTTTGACTCTGCGGTTGTTGGTGTCAtcttttttgttcttttggtggtagtggtggtaTCAACGTCAGCCCAGAGTCGTAGCTAGGACAGGCGGATGATATAACCACTCGGGCCGCCGGAAATGGAGGCAACGTTTTCGGAAGCACCATGTGAAATTAATGCACGGAGTTCGATTCAAGTATATATACTATTGGAACCATATAATCAGATATTCAAACACAGTACAGACGCTAGACATAAAAGCATGTAAATCACGCTATGCAACAATGAAGGGACCCGACGTGTGTCGGTAGAGTCAAAGAATGGACGGAtttcaacacaaaatcgagAATTAAAAACAAAGGCAGGATAGGAGAGTATCAAATATTAAGAAAAGCGGATAGTTAATGAGAAATCACAGACGGCTCTCTACAAAGTTCACGTGCTGCTGTCCCCAGTGGGAATCAGGCCACACCTGTCGGATAGCCTCCCAGATATGCTTGACATAAACAATCTGAATACCATCAATGACCTCCTGAGGCACATCTTTGACATCCTTCCGGTTGTGGTGGGGAAGAAGGACAGTCTTGACGCCAGCCCGCAATGCACCGATAAGTTTCTCCTTAATGCCACCAACAGGCATGACTCTACCACGTAGAGAAACCTCACCCGTCATGGCAAGCTGCGGAGGCACAGCTTTGCCGGCAAAGAGGGAAATCAGACCGATCGTATGGGCGAGACCAGCTGAAGGTCCATCCTTGGGGATAGCACCGGAGGGACAGTGGACGTGGATGCTGCGGCTCTTCATGATATCCTCATTGGGGTCGTGTGTTAATCCAAGTTCGAAGGAATGTGCCTTGACCCAGGTGAGAGCCACCTCCACACTCTCCTTGAGAACATCACCGAGCTTTCCTGTCAGCTGGACGCGTCCGTTACCTGGCATGTCCGCAACCTCAATGAATAGGATGCTTCCCTGGCCGCCGGTGGAGTACGCGACAAGACCAGTAACCACACCGGGACGACCATGCTTCTCAGCGATCTCCTCTTCAAAtcgctcaacaccaagaaTTTCCTCCAAGTCGTCAACCGTGACAACCGGGTTATATGTTTCTGGTTTGCCGGCGTCTCCGGCGTCCGCAAACTGAACGGCCTTGTGACGGCAGATAGCGCCAAGTTCACGCTCAAGGTTGCGAACTCCCGACTCGCGAGTATAAGACGTGATAGTCTTGTCAAGTACATCATCAGATAATTCAACCTGTCCATCCGACAAGCCATTCGACCGGATCTGCTTGGGCAAAAGGTGTCGTCTGGCAATATGTCTCTTCTCAAGGGTGGTGTATCCAGACAACGAGATGGTCTCCATACGGTCAAGCAACGGCGCAGGAATAGTATCAAGAGAATTGGCCGTTGCGATAAACAAGACTTTGCTCAGGTCAATCGGGATGCTAATATAATGATCGCTGAATGTATGGTTCTGTTCGGGATCAAGGACCTCAAGCATCGCCGCAGATGGGTCGCCTTGGAAATTGGCACCGCCAACTTTGTCAATCTCATCCAATAAGAACACTGGGTTGTTTACCCCAGCCTTCTTGAGGCCATTGACTATTAGGCCAGGCATTGCTGCAACATAGGTTCTCCGGTGGCCGCGGATCTCAGCCTCATCTCGGACACCGCCCAAAGAAATCCGATGGAATTTACGGTTCAGCGAAGCCGCTACAGACCTTGCCAAGCTGGTCTTGCCAGTTCCTGGTGGGCCAACAAGCAACAAAATTGGAGACTTGTCCGTCATCCGCCTAGATTGCAGAAGCTCGAGTTTAGATTCAATCGAGACTCTGTCAGCCTCGGACAGGAGTGGGACACCCTTTTCAATGTCCTCGTCTGAGCTGTCGAGGTCCTTGGTCAACGTAGAAATTTGTTGTTCGACATCCTGATTAGTCGTCTGTTTCAATCTGAGCACAGCCAAGTACTCAAGCAACCTCTTCTTGATCTTCTCCAGTCCGTAGTGGTCATCGTCTAATTGTTTTCTCGCTTTCGTCAAAGTGTCAGGGCCAAGCTGGTCTTCGGTGAACTTTGACCACGGGATCTCAGCGAGATTTTCCAGATAGGACCGACAAACGCCGTATTCCGCATTAGCAGGGTTCATCTTACGTAGACGTTTGATTTCTTTATCAGCGACCTTCTTGGCCTCTGCGCTAAGCTGTGCCTCGTCAAGCTTCTGCTGCAGCTCATCGACCTCGTTCAGTTCTttgtcatcgtcatcattgTTATTACGTCTGCTGAGAGGCCCCGGAGGCGATAGACCGGCGAAGCCAGCCATTGCCCGCCTGGCCAGGACCTCGCGATCACGCGGGTCAATCTGGCCGATGTCGAACTGAGGGCTTGGGGGCAACGATGATGAACTGATATGAGTTGTCTTGACATTGTTCCTGATGTTCTGGACTTGTCTGTCGAGAATATCGACCACTCTTTCCAGCCGGGTCCGCAGGTCCAATGAAGCCAAAATCCGGAGCTTCTCCTCAATGCTTGAATCAGAGATATCTGCCAGAAAATCGGCGAGTCTGGATGCATGTGGCAAGTCGGACTTGGAAATAAGGAACTCGAATTTGCGCGCGACAAGTGGCGATAGACGTGGAGAATGCGAAGGTATTAGCGACGAAAACCGGAGAAGGGTGAGAAGCTCCCGCGAAAGTCGTTTTAATTGTTGGAATGATTCAACCGTCTCGGAGTCACTGATTCCAGGGTCTACGAAATAGAGAATTGAGTTAGTTACTGTCATGTCAAGACTCTGGGGACGTCTTACCTTTTTCCTCGTGCAGGATAACTTCTGCCTCGAAGAATGGTCTCTCTTTCAGCCAACGCTGAATGCTAAATCGCTGAACTCCCTGAACAAGCAGAGACGGTTCTCCATACACACGACGCTGAAGCCCAACCACCTTTCCAACGGTGCCATAATGGAAGAGATCTTCCTTCCTCGCCTGGCCAGCGTCAACAGCCTCGTATTCCTCCTTCTGATCCTCATCCAAGCTCCCATCGTCAATGACGTTTTGGGCATCCTTGCTCAGGTACGGGGAACCAAGGGGAACGCATCCGAATGAGATGCTAGTCTCATGTCGCTGCCCCGTAGACGCTTGGTCCAGCAGCGACGACAGCAGGTTGGAGAGATCGGGACGATTGGGGACCGGAAGCCGCGCGGTGACCCCAGGAAGCAGGACAGTGCCCTTGGGAAGCGGGACTATGGCAAGCTTAACCGCTCCAGTCTTGTCGTTCTTAGAGGATCCCATCTTCGACTGCCCTCGTGAGATCCAGATGTGCGATATCGGACCTCAGCAGCAGTGTTgagagtgaatggtatcaAGCCGGTGTTGAACAAAATGGCAAAAACAACAGCAGTGGAAGAACGCGGGGAAGTGTATGGAGCAGTGACGGCGGAAATGATGATATTATGAGGAGATGGGGACGATGGTTATAAGGCGGGCGCGAAAGGTTCCAGAACCTCGTGGATGAAAGCGATGCCTCTGGGGGAGAAAGCAATAGATAAGGGCCCGATGCCGAGGTTAGGCTGGGAGGAGTGCCGATCCACTGCGCGTGCGTGGGAGTTAGCGTCTATACACAGTGGTGGTGAGAGAATTGAATGGCGCAGATACacaacagagaaaacaagagGATGTAAGAAGGAAACAGAGCCAGTTTTCACAAATCATCTGGAATTGCGGTGGCTGTTGGTCCTACTCAGCTCTTGCGCTGGCGCTGGCGAGATATGACGATTGCTGTTCTCGGACATCCCGTGATTCAGGTTTACGTTACGTGACAATACATACTTTACACTAATACGGTAATCTTGGTATGACATACGTATCGGCGGCCCGTTGGTCGGAAGTGAATGTTTTACGTTTGGTTTCTTCGACAGCGACAAGCACCTTGGTACCTGCAAGAACACAATTTCAGACTTTTCATTCTTCAAGAGAGTCTATAACAGTTCTGGGCATACTCTTTCGCATCTCTTATTACCTATCTCCCGGTACTATTGCCCGCGCATCAATCGCCATGACGTCTGCCCCGCCTCCCATTTCCTCCGATGCCTCCGCATCAAAGAGGACGTTTATTATCGGAACGCGCCAATCGAAGCTGGCCCTCCTCCAGACCAACCTGGTGCTTGCGGCGCTGAAAGAAGCAAACCCAGATTGCTCGTTTGATATCCATTCGCGCGAAACAGCGGGTGACAAGAATACCAACATCGCCTTCCGAGAGTTTACAACCAAGAACCTTTGGACtgaggagctggaggagCTTTTGATTGCTGGACATGTGGATTTCATTGTACATTCTTTGAAGGGTATGTTTCTCGTGCTACGCTGTTGATATCTTAGTTGTGGTGAGACTTACTCTTTTTGTCGTTGTCGTTTAGATGTCCCAACCCTCATTCCGTCGTCATGTACCCTGGGACCGATGATGAAGCGTGAAGACAGCAGGGATGTCTTGGTGGTGAAGCAAGGATTGCCACATAAGAGTCTCGCCGATTTGCCCGCCGGAGCCGTCGTGGGAACTTCGTCCGTCCGCCGGAGCGCACAACTAGCACAAAAATACCCTCATCTGAAGGTCGTGGATGTGCGCGGAAACATCGGTACTCGTCTGGCCAAGCTGGATGCAGAGGATAGTCCATTCAGTTGCATAATCTTGGCTGCGGCCGGTCTGCACCGGCTGGGTCTTGAGGACCGTATCTCTCAGTACCTGGATTCGAAGAATGGATCTATGCTACATGCGGTTGGACAAGGTGCCCTTGGGATTGAGATTCGCAAGAATGATAAGCAGATCCACGATATGCTGAGCAATATCGGTGACAAGGAGACTACGCTGGCAGCATTGGCGGAGCGAAGCTTGCTGAGAACCCTAGAGGGAGGCTGCAGTGCTCCACTGGGAGCTGAGACAGAATGGGTTCAAGCCGCTGACGGCTCTTCTAAGTTAAGGATGCGATCCATAGTCGTCAGTGTGGACGGCAGTCGGAGCGCCGAAGTCGAGGTTGACGGTGTTGTTGACTCTGCCGAAGCTGCTGAAGAGTTTGGCGTTACGGTTGCCAAGGCACTGGTCAAGAAAGGCGCAGGTTCCATTCTGGAGGAAATCCAGCAGAACAAAGTGACATCGTGAGGAATGATTGGGTTCTCATGGGAAAAGTGAACTGATACCATGGAGAGGCTGGTCTTCTCCTCTGTAAATGAACATAAGAGTCATGTGAAAAAGATACATAGAATGATATGCAAAGATCTCCATCATTTTCTTCGGAAACTGATATGGTATCATTAGTCGTGATAACAATCTATATCGAGAAACTGAAACAGCAAAATCAACCCCGGTTAAGGGTATTCCCAGAGCCTCTTGGGTTCGCTTCTTTGAATTCATCCCAAGCCCGTGCTTTCATCGTCTCTGCGTCAGCTATGTCGAgatcatcctcgtcgatcTCTGGCTGGATGCCCGACTGTTCACCTCCTTGAACAACATTGCCTTgccttttctcttcctcgagATACTCGTCTATTGTCATAGTAGGGAGATTATGGCTAGGCCTGAACACGCCTTGTTGGAGCTGCGTCCGACGGTCGAGCAAAGTAAACGGCTGCATTGGTCTTCCATCCCTGTTCAATATAGGTCCACCTCTACCGCCTCGTAGTAATTGGGACAGAGGAGCATCAAGACGTTCGGAATAGCCCGACTGGTCCGCATTGTTCCGTCTTCTGTTATCTTCCTGTTGACGTGGGACGGGGGGAGGTGCTGCGTTGCGCATAGCCGAAAGCATTGAAAATTCTTGTGCGAGAAGATCAAGGGCTTGGAAGGTCTGGTGGGTATAGAGGTCTAGTTCCGCCAAGTACAGTCGTCGAatgtcttcgtcgtcgagcTGACTGTGGTTCTGCGAGAGGTACTTGAATAGCGTCAGTATAAATCTCAAGCCTAAAACTTCCGTCCAGTATCAAACCTCGAGTTTCCGCTTCAGTTCCTTTTCCTCCCTGAACCTTGATACTTTCACTTCTCTGCGGGTGGCGGCATCATTCACAGGTGTCAATGAGAAGGACGTAGGATTCGAATTATATCGCTCGTAGAGTTTTCGGTTGCTATCGTTGAGCAGTCCATAATCATCCATGCGTGAAAGATATCCCTCGTATTTCTCTAAAGAGCGCCGGAGGAGAGCTTCACGGTCCGAGCTGTACGATCGTTGGAGTAGGTCCGCGAGGAGATATTCGACGGTCAGGTaccttgaaaaagaaaaaccaagATTAGCAATCACCACATCCTAACCAGGGAGTATAAGAAAAAGCATTGACTCACTGTAGATCCCCGGTCGACACCTCTTCAATTTGCTCATTCGAACTAAACAAGGAGAGCAATCTGACCAGTCGCTGGCATTCTTCGAACTTGGCGATGACGGCGGTCACATCTCTGCGATAAAGCTCGGAGGTGGTGTCGGGACGCGCTTCTAGGGCGGTCTTATCTGCCTTTGCTGCCACAAACAGAGATCGCAAATTCTGAGGTTGATCGGAATCCATTGTGAATATATTGATTGATTGAGATGAACAGAGATTTCCTGGTGGAATGAATGATCGGAGGTGGAAGCTCCCCGCTAGATCT
This region of Aspergillus chevalieri M1 DNA, chromosome 4, nearly complete sequence genomic DNA includes:
- a CDS encoding IGBP1/TAP42 family protein (BUSCO:EOG092648LP;~COG:T;~EggNog:ENOG410PHEG;~InterPro:IPR038511,IPR007304;~PFAM:PF04177;~go_process: GO:0009966 - regulation of signal transduction [Evidence IEA]) — translated: MDSDQPQNLRSLFVAAKADKTALEARPDTTSELYRRDVTAVIAKFEECQRLVRLLSLFSSNEQIEEVSTGDLQYLTVEYLLADLLQRSYSSDREALLRRSLEKYEGYLSRMDDYGLLNDSNRKLYERYNSNPTSFSLTPVNDAATRREVKVSRFREEKELKRKLEYLSQNHSQLDDEDIRRLYLAELDLYTHQTFQALDLLAQEFSMLSAMRNAAPPPVPRQQEDNRRRNNADQSGYSERLDAPLSQLLRGGRGGPILNRDGRPMQPFTLLDRRTQLQQGVFRPSHNLPTMTIDEYLEEEKRQGNVVQGGEQSGIQPEIDEDDLDIADAETMKARAWDEFKEANPRGSGNTLNRG
- a CDS encoding putative LON domain serine protease (COG:O;~EggNog:ENOG410PJ7K;~InterPro:IPR027417,IPR027065,IPR003959,IPR008269, IPR027501,IPR003593,IPR004815,IPR015947,IPR020568, IPR003111,IPR014721;~MEROPS:MER0000485;~PFAM:PF00004,PF05362,PF13541,PF07728,PF02190;~go_function: GO:0004176 - ATP-dependent peptidase activity [Evidence IEA];~go_function: GO:0004252 - serine-type endopeptidase activity [Evidence IEA];~go_function: GO:0005524 - ATP binding [Evidence IEA];~go_function: GO:0016887 - ATPase activity [Evidence IEA];~go_process: GO:0006508 - proteolysis [Evidence IEA];~go_process: GO:0006515 - protein quality control for misfolded or incompletely synthesized proteins [Evidence IEA];~go_process: GO:0030163 - protein catabolic process [Evidence IEA]) is translated as MGSSKNDKTGAVKLAIVPLPKGTVLLPGVTARLPVPNRPDLSNLLSSLLDQASTGQRHETSISFGCVPLGSPYLSKDAQNVIDDGSLDEDQKEEYEAVDAGQARKEDLFHYGTVGKVVGLQRRVYGEPSLLVQGVQRFSIQRWLKERPFFEAEVILHEEKDPGISDSETVESFQQLKRLSRELLTLLRFSSLIPSHSPRLSPLVARKFEFLISKSDLPHASRLADFLADISDSSIEEKLRILASLDLRTRLERVVDILDRQVQNIRNNVKTTHISSSSLPPSPQFDIGQIDPRDREVLARRAMAGFAGLSPPGPLSRRNNNDDDDKELNEVDELQQKLDEAQLSAEAKKVADKEIKRLRKMNPANAEYGVCRSYLENLAEIPWSKFTEDQLGPDTLTKARKQLDDDHYGLEKIKKRLLEYLAVLRLKQTTNQDVEQQISTLTKDLDSSDEDIEKGVPLLSEADRVSIESKLELLQSRRMTDKSPILLLVGPPGTGKTSLARSVAASLNRKFHRISLGGVRDEAEIRGHRRTYVAAMPGLIVNGLKKAGVNNPVFLLDEIDKVGGANFQGDPSAAMLEVLDPEQNHTFSDHYISIPIDLSKVLFIATANSLDTIPAPLLDRMETISLSGYTTLEKRHIARRHLLPKQIRSNGLSDGQVELSDDVLDKTITSYTRESGVRNLERELGAICRHKAVQFADAGDAGKPETYNPVVTVDDLEEILGVERFEEEIAEKHGRPGVVTGLVAYSTGGQGSILFIEVADMPGNGRVQLTGKLGDVLKESVEVALTWVKAHSFELGLTHDPNEDIMKSRSIHVHCPSGAIPKDGPSAGLAHTIGLISLFAGKAVPPQLAMTGEVSLRGRVMPVGGIKEKLIGALRAGVKTVLLPHHNRKDVKDVPQEVIDGIQIVYVKHIWEAIRQVWPDSHWGQQHVNFVESRL
- the ergS gene encoding protein ergS (COG:S;~EggNog:ENOG410PQ7I;~InterPro:IPR024320;~PFAM:PF09924) gives rise to the protein MSTQSGSPSLLSRDGGKTKQRSRRQNANKPSAKKKNEKQQLLFDSVAELLNRQWCIDHINHSSFHLSSERQHYRPYSSAPLSLPKHEPYQSANAESSQEEQARRSRSDGGSRPTTLVNSISNPPSSRSLPSHHEYNSDYPNHSDLSRERTQRPQISTSVDIAAPDAFQDDDIRKLITRLAAQYGHVSHMGLLDPSYKFFVNGSRTGVLSYKLQNQVAIVTGDPLCDPAILGDILHEFKVYRKRRRWGIVIMGASEVFMKYARQRGWTAMQFGVERVLNPMDNEILLERHGKRIITQNKHLLDPQKGGISLGIYIPSVRTDPILQRELMEVYDSWRHMRSETARGKSQAFITIYDPFCLPDLMIFIYARGANGAALGFAALRRICDSRAYHLDPCVAAPWSPKGVSELLTYTSMILLNQMNIFSLSFGYEPLQSLGEMMGIPSGIEKVIRHVHHYTFRRLPLAGKKAYHDKFRPDERQDAGVWLVFPGGVPGLRQVFAVAHVAHISIRKLAWPEGRKGKTRDGARKCVAEKMEPS
- the HEM3 gene encoding porphobilinogen deaminase (BUSCO:EOG09262YP5;~COG:H;~EggNog:ENOG410PHQP;~InterPro:IPR000860,IPR036803,IPR022419,IPR022418, IPR022417;~PFAM:PF03900,PF01379;~go_function: GO:0004418 - hydroxymethylbilane synthase activity [Evidence IEA];~go_process: GO:0018160 - peptidyl-pyrromethane cofactor linkage [Evidence IEA];~go_process: GO:0033014 - tetrapyrrole biosynthetic process [Evidence IEA]), with protein sequence MTSAPPPISSDASASKRTFIIGTRQSKLALLQTNLVLAALKEANPDCSFDIHSRETAGDKNTNIAFREFTTKNLWTEELEELLIAGHVDFIVHSLKDVPTLIPSSCTLGPMMKREDSRDVLVVKQGLPHKSLADLPAGAVVGTSSVRRSAQLAQKYPHLKVVDVRGNIGTRLAKLDAEDSPFSCIILAAAGLHRLGLEDRISQYLDSKNGSMLHAVGQGALGIEIRKNDKQIHDMLSNIGDKETTLAALAERSLLRTLEGGCSAPLGAETEWVQAADGSSKLRMRSIVVSVDGSRSAEVEVDGVVDSAEAAEEFGVTVAKALVKKGAGSILEEIQQNKVTS